The Paenibacillus sophorae genome has a segment encoding these proteins:
- a CDS encoding DegV family protein produces MNHTVIVTDSTSDIPPSMAEAYGIHVVPLTLMFGEESYRDGVDMTPEQFYERLPRSSQLPTTSQPSPVEYMDVYRNILERYPDSPILSFHISSGLSGTYQSALLAKSMLEEEGERITVVDSLSASYGFGLLVVHAARLSAEGKGPEEILKSVEQLRRSRKLYFLVDTLEYLQKGGRIGKASAILGTLLNIKPILSIDEEGVIYAVEKVRGRKKAVARMIELFKKDLQGIDKINVAVGHTAQPAAGEEFLQELSAYFTLEDKVLTNVGPVVGSHVGNGTLAVFIWPA; encoded by the coding sequence ATGAATCATACCGTAATCGTCACCGACAGCACATCTGATATCCCACCGTCCATGGCGGAAGCTTATGGCATCCATGTCGTACCGCTTACCCTCATGTTCGGAGAGGAATCTTACCGCGACGGGGTCGACATGACGCCGGAACAGTTCTATGAGCGACTTCCCCGTTCCTCCCAGCTGCCGACCACGTCACAGCCGTCGCCGGTTGAATATATGGATGTGTATAGAAATATTTTGGAGCGATATCCGGATAGTCCGATATTGTCCTTCCATATTTCTTCCGGACTTAGCGGAACTTACCAATCGGCGCTGCTCGCCAAATCAATGCTGGAGGAAGAAGGCGAAAGGATAACCGTAGTTGATTCCTTGTCGGCTTCTTACGGATTCGGTTTGCTGGTGGTTCATGCGGCGCGTTTGTCTGCTGAAGGGAAAGGTCCGGAGGAAATCTTGAAATCGGTCGAACAGCTTCGCCGCTCGCGTAAGCTATATTTTCTGGTGGATACACTGGAATACTTGCAAAAGGGAGGACGGATTGGCAAAGCTTCGGCTATCCTTGGCACACTGCTCAATATTAAGCCGATTCTGTCAATCGACGAGGAAGGCGTTATCTATGCGGTAGAGAAAGTCAGAGGACGAAAAAAAGCGGTAGCCCGCATGATCGAGCTGTTCAAGAAGGATCTGCAAGGTATCGACAAAATCAATGTGGCTGTCGGACATACGGCCCAGCCTGCTGCCGGTGAAGAATTTCTGCAGGAACTCTCAGCGTATTTTACACTGGAAGACAAAGTGCTGACTAACGTAGGGCCTGTTGTCGGAAGTCATGTCGGCAACGGCACGCTTGCCGTATTTATATGGCCCGCGTAG